DNA from Triticum aestivum cultivar Chinese Spring chromosome 7D, IWGSC CS RefSeq v2.1, whole genome shotgun sequence:
CACATACCTGATACTTATTTCTGCCGAGTAACATAGCATATGCCAAGAGTGCTTCCTTATACTATACAGAAAGAGACAGTGAGGAAGTTTACATACTTAACTCACTGAATGTGCTACCTGTTGTTGCTCGGAAGCATCTACAAGAAAGTATACTGAACCAAAGCCTCTTGCTAATGTCTTCTCATAGAGCGTCTTATTGACAAGAAGCTGGAGAAGAGGTATTGATGTCAAATAAACTATCGTTTGCAAATTGAACCGCATAAATTTTCCTTTATTATCAAAATATAGAGCAACATAAATGATCCACCTGGTATCTATCCCTGGTCTGTTTGTAGCCCAGCGTAACACGGAACACCAGTATTGCAAGTGCAGTAAAAGCAGCTAGATCAAGAAGGAAAGCTGACCTACATTACGCGGAAGAAATGTAAACAATGTTACTTGTTTTGTGAAAATAAGAAAGAATCCCCTAATAATACTGATGCAAATTACATACTTACGGCGATGAGGCTAAACTCTCGAATTTGTAGTTGACAACATATGCCAACAATCCTATTACTGTAGCTATATCCAGCCTTACCTGTATTTTTGAAGGAAAACAGTATCAACAAACCAAAATGcaggaagaagaaaagagaaagaaaaagagttCAAGAGCGAATTACTGTATCAAGGATGCGGAAGGACAGCTTTTTGTGAGGAAAAACCACCTGCATACAAGGTTCATATGGCAGTTACTTACTATGGTAATATTTGGCAATATTCTCTTAATGCAGAAGATGTGCATTTTTCTTGTGTTTTCCGAAACAGAAAGTACTATGATGCTAAATATATTCTGAATAGTGCATAGGCCTTTAGATGCAACTTCAGTACTGAAATATGCATCAAAGTTTTTTGGCCAATTTTTCCATCTTGATGACCATAATAGATAGGGATTATGAGCAATGTACTGCAGATGTTGGTAAACCAAATGCATCCATGAGACTGATGCACTTACTGGCAGATCTGGGATGGGTATTTTCTCGTAAATTTTCAACTGTGGCGGCAGCATCTGCCTCTCAGAGCTCTCCTTCTCATTACTTTGAGCAGAATCATCAGAATAAAGTATGATCAGTTCTTCGAATGCTGGTTCCTGTCAAATAACAAAATGGAATTATTTATCTTCTTTGTATACTATTTTGATAAAGTAACATTACTGTAGCTTATGAGCA
Protein-coding regions in this window:
- the LOC123166693 gene encoding uncharacterized protein, which gives rise to MRGGGGGNSQGSCGGGGSAGKGWQHAAAQGEGERSSLGGGGGSAQGQGQRLRRPNFLPRITLANIWEPTSRESCDNNVWKIVKASLGILFAQSTLQEPAFEELIILYSDDSAQSNEKESSERQMLPPQLKIYEKIPIPDLPVVFPHKKLSFRILDTVRLDIATVIGLLAYVVNYKFESLASSPSAFLLDLAAFTALAILVFRVTLGYKQTRDRYQLLVNKTLYEKTLARGFGSVYFLVDASEQQQYKEALLAYAMLLGRNKYQVSSRASIRDMCEQFMYEKFNAKIEMPIDKAMETLLRLGLVVELSTNGSSSSVIVCWNIRHNKGDETTV